A region of the Salvia splendens isolate huo1 chromosome 11, SspV2, whole genome shotgun sequence genome:
CCTAGCTTTGTCCTTTGCCTCATAGTGAAATTCTTGCAGCAGTAACACTCAACGGATCAGCctgggctttgattccttcttcgcTAATAGGTATTTGATAGCTGCGTGATCGGTGTATACTATGACTTTAGATCCCAACAGATATAGACGAAACTTCTCAAAAGAGTTCACAGTAGCCAGCATCTCTTTCTTCGTAGTGTCGTAGttcttctgagcttgattcaacGTCTTAGAGGTGTAGAATATCACATAGCGCTTCCATTCTATCCTATGTCCCAACACTGCCCCCAACTGTAAAATCACTTgcgtcgcacatcacctcaaaaGGGTGATTTCAGCCTGGGGCTCTAATGATCGGGGCCGAGACGAGTCGATCTTTCAAGAGTTGGAAGGCATGCTGGCATTTCTCATCAAAAACGAATTCAACATCATTTTTCAGGAGATGAGTTAATGGTTGTGCGATCTTGGCAAAGTCCTTAATAAATCTCATGTAGAACCCTTCATGGCCCAGAAAACCTCGTATTTCTTTTTGATTTGTGGGAAATGGCAGCTTCAAAATAACATCCACCTTCGCCTTATCAACCTGTATTCCCTTCTCAGAGACGACGTGGCCTAAAACGATCCCCTCGGGTACCATGAAATGGCATTTTTCAAAGTTCAACACTAAGTTCTTCTCTTGGCATCGCCTCAGCACCAGATCCAAATTGGCTAGGTAGGATTCGAAAGAATTCCCATAcactgtgaagtcatccataaaaatttCGATGCATTCTTCCAGTAGGTccgagaatatgctcatcatgcatagTTGGAAAGttcctggcgcattgcacaacCCGAAGGGCATCGTTTTATATGCATATATCCCGAAAGGGCACGTGAAGGTCATCTTCTCTTGGTCCTCTGTATCTACATATATCTGAAAATAACCACTGTAgccgtcaaggaaacaaaagTATTTCTTACCCGTTAGCCTCTCGAGCATCTGATCAATGGAGGGTAGCGGGAAATGATCCTTCCGTGTAGCTTCATtcaacttcctataatcgatgcacatcctccaacctGTCACTAATCTTGTGGgaaccaactcattcttgtcgttttTCACCACTTGAATTCCTGATTTCTTTGGCACCATATGGACTAGGCTTACCCATTTGCTATCTGGGATAGAGTATATGATCCCCATGGCTAATAGTTTCAAGACTTCCTTAAGCACCTCCTCTCTCATGTTGGGGTTCAGTTTCCTCTGGTTCTCACGATGAGCCTTGGCACCCTCCTCTAGGCGGATATGGTGCATACATAAATCTGGGCTGATGCCCACCAAATCTGACAAAGTCCATCCGATTCTGATTCCGTCTCAATACTTCCAGCAATTCCTTTTCTTGTTCCTTGGTCAGCCGGCTGTTGATGATTACCGAAAATGTCTCTTTATCCCCCAGATAGGCATATTTTAGATCCGGAGGCAatgttttcaactccttcttgggtGAGATCGCCTCTTGTGGTAGTCTGTTATTCTTCATACTTTTTTCTGCAAGCTCCCCAAAGTTGGGCAATTTTTCTAGACTGCACAGTTCCTCTAAACTGTTCAGTTGGGCCAAGTCAGTTGATCCAGCTGAACCTGGCTTTTGGCAAAATCCCATAATAGCCTCATTAATTTCTTCATCCGTCAAGTCGGGTGTTACCATTGCCTCGCACCAATTTGCAACCTCTTTGTCAATGGAATCATCCAACTCAGAAACCTCAAGTTTCCCTTGTAGAAGTTTAGTTTCAAGGAACTTCTGAACTAAAGGCGTAATTACATCAAGAGAGTGCGGATTCTCCATGTCCAgtggcttcttcatggcttcatcaaTGTTGAACGTGAGTTTCTCGCCATGATAATCAAGATAAATTATGCCATCGCtgacatcaattatggtcttagTTGTCTTCAGGAATGGCCTCCCCAATAAAACTCCACTTGATTCCCCTGCCTCTGACTCGTTCATTCGGATTACATGGAAATCCGTCGAATATAACAAATTGTGCACCCTCACGATCACATTCTCCTGAACTCCCTCTGGGTTTATGCATGACCTGTCAGCTAATTGGATAACTACCTTCGTGTCCACTAGCCTGACTCCAGAGTTAGCTTCTTGTAAACCGAAAACGGTAAAACATTAATTGAAGCCCCTAAGTCGCCATAGCATGCTCGATGTTGACGTCCCCAATGATGATGGGCAAGGTGAACATCCCAGGATCTGTTCTTTTTGAAGGAAGCCTTTTCTTCTGGATAACTGTTGACATACTTTCCCTGATCACGATTTTTCCGTCAGCTTTCgccttcccggctatgaaatccttgatGAATCTACTGAACGGTGGCAGCTTCAATGCCTGTAGGAATGATAGGTTGATTTTGGGCTTTCCAAAAATTTCCATAAAATCGGCGGGGTCTTCCTTTTGTCTTCTTTTCTCTTCGTGCAACTCTTCAGGTTCCTCATCAGGAAGTACCGGGTCGGAAAAATGAGGCAATGGCCCTTTTTCTATGTCCAAGGAGGCCTATGTTCCAGTCTGCTCTTGGTTCAGTATCTCACTTCCTTCGTCTGTTCCCCCTAAGGGTTCAGCATAATCCTTCTTCGACCTCAGAGTAATCTTGCTGATGTTGGCTTTGTCTGGCATCTTGACAGTGGCGAGAAGATGACTATTATGCCTGCGTATCTCGTTCAATGTAGTTGCCATTTGTGAGATTTGTTTGGTGAGCATGTCTAGGGCTGCCTTGTGTTCTAGCAGAGCATCTTGTAGCTTGTGTACCACATCATTGTTGGCTTGCATGTTTCCTTGGATATGCTGTTGGGAGTTTAGCAAATCTCCAATCAGCTTCTCTGTTCCCTTGGGTTGCTTTGCCGTCGGCTGGCCGGAGGTTGCTCCCGGCGGATTATCGGAAGAGGATCCTGACCCATGATGGAAATTTCCTTGTGGTCCTTGACTTCCCTGTTGTTGCGAGGGAGCATTTGAATTTTGATTCTGGTAGCCTCTCTGATGCGGTGGTACATAGGAGACCATTTGATTGTTCTGATTCCTGTTCTACCAGTGCGGCTGATTTCCTTGTCCCCTATTGTTGTTCCACTTGTTCTGCCCTTCGTGGTTCCAATTCTGCCATTGGGGTTGCCCTTCATGCTGCTGTGGATAACTGATAGCCAGCGACTGTTGATAAGTTATGGCCGGTGGCTGCTGGTAGGTAATAGCCGATGGTTGTTGATACGTGCTaactggtggtggtggtggactcTGGTTCTGATCTGACCATCTGGAAATTGGGTGTTCTCTCCATGGAGTTTCTCTCTGTTTCCCGGGAATCCAGTTCCCATTAGGACTCCAAGGCCCAACAGCACTCACCTGAGCTTGAAGATCAGGGTCTCCCCGAGGTCCGTAGCTGGGATACATCCCTTCCTGGCTTACTACAACATTCACTTTCTCATGCGGTACATGATGATTCTGTTTCTCCACCACGGCCAATAGCGCCTTTTCCATATTGTCCATGCGAGCCTCCATTCTCTCCTCGGCTGTGTCTGCATAGGTATTCACTGGCTCCCACCTCAAGATTGTGGTACGTGGATTATCATATACCCTCTTTTGGCCTCACTCACCTTCAGTTTAGAAAAGTCACCACCACTCGAAGAGTTCATTAGATCTTTGTTCTCAGGGGTTAGTCCTTCATAAAAAGTGTTGTAAACATCGGCTTCCACCATACGGTTATTCGGGCATGCATCGAGCAGTCATTTGTATCTTCCCTAGTATTCACTCATCCTGTCGGGCTCCTTGAATCTCCTTCTTCAAGGAATTTGTTTTTGTGGAGGGAAAGAAGTAATCCAAGAATATTTATCGAAACTCCAACCAGGTCCTTATAGATCTCTGAGGCAGCCTCATGAACCAGGTGTCAGCCTCGCCTTGTAATGCGAAAAGAATAGCGCGCAGCTTGTAATCTTTCTCGCTTGATCCCATTGGTCGCTTCTGAATACTACAAAGTTTGCAGAATTCGTGCAGGAAGGTGTACGGGTTCTCCACTCTTCGCCCGTAAAAATATAGCATGACCGCCAACACATTGTTCTTTATCTCGATCCCTGACTGAGCAGGGATCACCACTATGGCTTGAGAAGGTTTGCCGTCTATGTGGGCGTTCAGGGATCCAATATCAGGATCATTATCTTCTACATCCGCCATTGGAGCAGGTTTTTCCTCTGGcttagtttcttccttttttaGTTCAACAAACGGGAGTGTATCTTCCTCCCCTTcagagcttgaatgtgatggcCCTCCTGTGTTCAACCCAGAACTGGTGACAACGGGGTTAGCTGCTGCTCTTATCCTCCAGTTACCCTTTGTGTCTCTCCAGTTCACTGTGTTGTTCCAGCATCCAAAATTCGGGCTTCGGTACATAAACTgctaaagaaaataaacaaaataaatcaactatttacaccaaatatctcaaacacatgCACATAAAAAATGTCATCtatccccggcaacggtgccatttGAAGGTGCGAGAGGTTTCCCTCAACCTAATGACTCTAGTTCACACAACAGATTTTTAGTATGTCGATACTGCTCAACTGATCAAGTCAATGATGAAGAGATCAAGTAACCAACTATTCAGTCGTCGGTTATGCAAACGGAGAGGCTTAGGGCCTTTAATAcattaacccacaatactatagactagtaaatggaagtaagggtcgaatccacAGGGACAAAGGCATGTTGAGTTGTGTATGAGACATGttgggggttggctgctgccacgcttcactacTGGTGGGTTAACTAAAATTACTCAAGCAATAAACTAACCTGATCAACCAAACTATCAACATGAAACAACATAACTTGAACCGATCAACTCAGATATAAACCACACGTCAAGATAACAGCGGGGACCACTGAAAGAAAAGCGCACTACAAAAAGCTGCAAACAACGAAAAGGTGACAAGGACTGCGATCCTAACGAACTATGACCTTCTTCTTCACTAAACATCTAAAACAAACATCACGACTGAGGAACGCAAAGCATATGACATTAAAACGAGAAACAAACAAATCGAAACATGAATCCATGCGATTTAAACCAAGAGAAAACAAATCTAAGGTATCTATCCTAAACTCATGCAAGTTAACGAAGTGTAACTTAGATCTAACTACGAAGAATCGGAAGACAGAGCAACAGAGGTAATCTAAACAAGATCCAACTACGAAATCACCGAATCCAACCCAACATGCATCACATACTTCATCCTAACTTCAGATCTAAACATAAATCACTAAATTGTGCAGAGCTAACTTCCAAATTAGAACAGAACTAtgctaaataaaagaaaaacgaCAGAGAATATCAGATCCAAAACAGCTTGTATTGAAAACTCCATTTCACAAACGATCCTCAACAAACAAACAGAATTCCCAAGCTCAAATTCAGAAGATCGATCAGCAACAAGGAATAGAGTAGAGACTaaacaaaataactaaaattCGGAAGAAAACATGAATGAAAACTAAGCAACAATTGTTTCGACCCCTCGGGttttaaagaaaaaacaaaCTATGAAGGCTTCTTAGGCAGATCTGCGTCTTTTCTTCCCTGACGAGGAAGAAAAGAGGAAGGTTGAAGTAGAACTGCGGCTCCGATGACTCCTAACTCTCTTGCTCCATGCTTGAAAATGTAAAAGAGGACTGTGTAGTGACAGAGGTGATACTGGACTCGAAAAAACTCCCTTTTTGCATGCATTCTCCTTGCTATTTATAGGATGATGTGGGACCCAAATTCCTAGGTTAAGCCCATCCTATCTTGACATTTGTGCCCTTGAGATGACATCTTTCCTTCTCTCTCCTGTGACTCATCACTTCATGTGGTgcactccacttgatcaacttgtcgGCTAGGCAAGTTCCGCTGCTTGTATACAACTGATCAACTTGTCGGCTCCATTTCTGGCCATTTTTCACTCCTTTatcgagttgatcaagtcgatCTTGCATTTGCCGCTTTTACACTTTATAGCCCCTGCACACTTAAATTCATCATTTTTTCGCACATTATCAACCCGcttagtgtaataaacccctataaaaccatgcttgtaacgagccctatcaaTGACCTTTCTCCTTGGGAAGGTCTGGCGCGAAGGAAGAGAGATAGAAGATATGTGGGTCGAAAATAGGAAAAATTGGGGTTATCTAAGTAATTTTCTACATATGACTTACCTATGCAGAAACGCAAAACCACCAATTAGGAAAAATTAGGTAACTAAAGAAATGACTTATTTTCGCCGGGCCTTGGCCAAATACTAGGGCCTTATAGAAATGGAAAGTGACCAACCAAACATGTGATAATTAAAGATAAGGCCCAGTTATGAGCTCTAAATGACCAACCAAACACCAACCATGTGATAGTTAAAGATAAACCCAGTTATGGGCTCTACATGTATAATCTTCTCTCAAATACCTTCCtcgaaaataatttttataaaaagaaggcaaatatttttacctctccattgatgaAAAGGTAAATATAACTCTTTAAAATAGGAAAATGTATAATATCTTCTCCCttgagaatgatttttcatgaaaaagttgcaaatatgatagttatatGATTTTACCGttccccttggaga
Encoded here:
- the LOC121754599 gene encoding uncharacterized protein LOC121754599, which codes for MVSYVPPHQRGYQNQNSNAPSQQQGSQGPQGNFHHGSGSSSDNPPGATSGQPTAKQPKGTEKLIGDLLNSQQHIQGNMQANNDVVHKLQDALLEHKAALDMLTKQISQMATTLNEIRRHNSHLLATVKMPDKANISKITLRSKKDYAEPLGGTDEGKKGPLPHFSDPVLPDEEPEELHEEKRRQKEDPADFMEIFGKPKINLSFLQALKLPPFSRFIKDFIAGKAKADGKIVIRESMSTVIQKKRLPSKRTDPGMFTLPIIIGDVNIEHAMAT